The following proteins are encoded in a genomic region of Shinella zoogloeoides:
- a CDS encoding type IV toxin-antitoxin system AbiEi family antitoxin domain-containing protein, with amino-acid sequence MPSLREKAYAFARQRTIVRTSDFTAIGIPRHYLAWMCEEGWLVREGYGLYRAAEREAA; translated from the coding sequence ATGCCGTCGCTGCGGGAGAAAGCCTACGCATTCGCCCGCCAGCGTACGATCGTGAGGACAAGCGATTTTACCGCCATCGGTATCCCGCGGCACTATCTCGCCTGGATGTGCGAGGAGGGCTGGCTGGTGAGGGAAGGCTACGGCCTCTATCGCGCAGCCGAGCGAGAAGCTGCCTGA
- a CDS encoding Rv2175c family DNA-binding protein: MQAGTIADTAVLAEAFTRGSAMKRGMLVMEGGVLSRDEFAGRIGLTPEELEAQPLLWLDVDGERAYPAFQITGTGLLPGMSAVVEAFTIEEPWMRVNFMLTDDARLGGQRPIDALREGRIVDVVKAARAHGEHGAA; the protein is encoded by the coding sequence ATGCAAGCAGGAACCATAGCTGACACCGCCGTCTTGGCTGAGGCCTTCACCCGCGGTTCGGCTATGAAGCGCGGCATGCTCGTCATGGAAGGCGGGGTTCTGTCCCGCGATGAGTTCGCAGGTCGGATCGGCCTGACGCCCGAGGAACTTGAGGCCCAGCCCCTCCTTTGGCTCGATGTCGATGGCGAGCGCGCCTATCCCGCCTTCCAGATCACCGGCACCGGACTGCTTCCCGGTATGAGCGCCGTGGTCGAGGCGTTCACGATCGAGGAGCCCTGGATGCGGGTCAACTTCATGCTGACCGACGACGCTCGCCTCGGCGGCCAGCGCCCGATCGATGCGTTGCGCGAAGGCCGGATTGTCGATGTCGTCAAAGCCGCTCGGGCCCACGGCGAACACGGCGCGGCCTGA
- a CDS encoding TetR/AcrR family transcriptional regulator, whose amino-acid sequence MVHTKLSRARGRPRLFDPDEAVATAQRLFHSRGYDAVSIAHLTQAIGINPPSFYAAFGSKAELYSRILDRYAGTGAIPLFDLLNADRPVAECLVAVLEAAARRYAADPDAAGCLVIEGVRCTDREAREAAGTFLAAAEEAIHRFVAARHPEQAERVTDYMSTVMAGLSASARNGHDLDRLLAAARLAGAGLEQVVRG is encoded by the coding sequence GTGGTTCATACAAAATTATCCCGCGCACGCGGCAGACCGCGCCTGTTCGACCCGGACGAAGCGGTCGCGACCGCCCAGCGGCTGTTCCATTCGCGTGGCTATGATGCCGTCAGCATCGCGCACCTGACTCAGGCGATCGGGATAAACCCGCCCAGCTTCTATGCCGCCTTCGGCAGCAAGGCCGAGCTCTACAGCCGCATTCTCGATCGCTATGCCGGTACCGGCGCGATCCCGCTGTTCGATCTGCTGAACGCCGATCGCCCGGTCGCGGAATGCCTCGTCGCGGTGCTGGAAGCGGCGGCGCGGCGCTATGCCGCCGATCCGGACGCGGCGGGGTGCCTCGTTATCGAGGGTGTGCGCTGCACCGACCGCGAGGCACGCGAGGCGGCCGGAACGTTCCTTGCGGCGGCGGAGGAGGCGATCCATCGCTTCGTCGCCGCGCGCCATCCCGAACAGGCCGAGCGCGTGACCGACTATATGAGCACCGTCATGGCCGGCCTGTCCGCCAGCGCTCGCAACGGGCACGATCTCGATCGCCTGCTCGCCGCCGCCCGGCTCGCCGGGGCTGGTCTTGAGCAGGTGGTTCGCGGCTAA
- the bdcA gene encoding SDR family oxidoreductase codes for MGVFEAKSVLVLGGSRGIGAAIVRRFVADGAKVTFTYSGSPDAAHALAAETGSTAVETDSADRDAVIARVKDSGALDVLVVNAGIGVFGDSLEQDPDAIDRLFRINIHAPYHASVEAARQMPQGGRIIVIGSVNGDRMPVPGMSSYALSKSALQGMARGLARDFGSRGITINVVQPGPIDTDANPADGPMKELLHSFMAIKRHGRPEEVAGMVAYLAGPEAGFVTGAMHTIDGAFGA; via the coding sequence ATGGGTGTGTTTGAGGCGAAATCCGTTCTCGTGCTGGGTGGCAGTCGGGGGATCGGCGCGGCGATCGTTCGGCGTTTTGTGGCAGATGGCGCGAAGGTGACCTTTACCTATTCCGGTTCGCCTGACGCGGCCCACGCGCTGGCGGCCGAAACGGGCAGCACCGCTGTCGAGACGGACAGCGCGGATCGCGACGCGGTGATCGCGCGCGTGAAGGACAGTGGCGCGCTCGACGTGCTGGTCGTCAATGCCGGAATCGGTGTTTTCGGCGATTCTCTGGAGCAGGATCCGGACGCAATCGACCGGCTGTTCCGGATCAATATCCACGCGCCCTATCATGCCTCGGTCGAGGCCGCGCGCCAGATGCCCCAGGGTGGCCGGATCATCGTCATCGGATCGGTGAACGGCGACCGGATGCCCGTTCCAGGCATGTCCTCCTACGCGCTCAGCAAGTCTGCGCTGCAAGGGATGGCGCGCGGGCTGGCACGCGACTTCGGGTCCCGCGGGATCACGATTAATGTGGTGCAGCCCGGCCCGATCGACACCGACGCCAATCCGGCGGACGGACCGATGAAGGAGCTGCTGCACAGCTTCATGGCGATCAAGCGCCACGGGCGGCCAGAGGAAGTCGCGGGCATGGTGGCGTACCTCGCCGGCCCGGAGGCGGGGTTCGTTACGGGCGCCATGCACACCATCGACGGCGCGTTCGGTGCCTGA
- a CDS encoding NADPH-dependent F420 reductase, translating to MPDPTSPAPMTTIGIIGAGEVGSQIARAAIANGYRVVIANSRGPETLAGLVAELGPPARAATAAGAAEAGEFVVIAVPLKLVNDMPVAQLANKIVLDTNNYMPWRDGRYALVDTGAKTEHELRQDQLPTSKVAKAFTHIQAPRLLLSARPAGTPGRHALSVSSDYPEAVALVTRLYDQFGFDTADNSPLSESWRSAPGQPAWHAHDHQTRPALIANLAKATPLPPR from the coding sequence GTGCCTGATCCGACCTCGCCCGCGCCGATGACCACCATCGGCATCATCGGCGCGGGCGAGGTCGGCAGCCAGATTGCCCGCGCCGCCATCGCCAACGGCTATCGGGTTGTCATCGCCAACTCGCGGGGGCCCGAAACCCTGGCCGGGCTGGTCGCGGAGCTCGGGCCGCCTGCCCGCGCCGCGACCGCTGCCGGTGCGGCGGAGGCGGGAGAATTCGTCGTGATCGCGGTCCCGCTCAAGCTGGTCAACGACATGCCCGTGGCGCAACTGGCGAACAAGATCGTGCTCGACACCAACAACTATATGCCGTGGCGCGACGGGCGCTATGCCCTCGTCGATACCGGCGCGAAGACCGAGCACGAACTGCGGCAGGATCAGCTGCCAACGTCCAAGGTCGCGAAGGCGTTCACGCATATCCAGGCACCGCGCCTGTTGCTGTCGGCGCGGCCCGCTGGCACGCCGGGGCGGCACGCGCTGTCGGTGTCGAGCGACTATCCCGAAGCGGTGGCGCTGGTCACGCGACTGTACGACCAGTTCGGCTTCGACACGGCGGACAACAGCCCGCTTAGCGAGTCCTGGCGGAGCGCTCCGGGTCAGCCCGCATGGCACGCGCACGACCATCAAACGCGTCCCGCGCTGATTGCGAACCTTGCCAAGGCGACACCGCTCCCACCGAGATAG
- a CDS encoding peptide-methionine (S)-S-oxide reductase has product MMAKAGFGGGCHWCTEGVFQALRGVDQVDQGFVRSDAPADRPCRRDRGSLLPSQRYRPRQAQADMNVMPARARTAKTS; this is encoded by the coding sequence ATGATGGCGAAGGCCGGCTTTGGAGGGGGATGCCATTGGTGCACAGAGGGAGTGTTCCAGGCGTTGCGCGGCGTCGACCAGGTCGACCAGGGCTTTGTCCGGTCGGACGCGCCGGCAGATAGGCCTTGTCGGCGGGATCGCGGATCGCTGCTGCCCTCTCAGCGATACCGACCGCGGCAGGCGCAGGCCGACATGAACGTGATGCCGGCGCGGGCGAGAACGGCGAAGACCTCGTAG
- a CDS encoding DNA starvation/stationary phase protection protein, whose translation MTNNNDATLPTPSDLDGCAAMTVADALKIILANSYAIYLKTKNFHWHVSGPYFRDYHLLLDEQAAEILAATDAIAERARKTGNTTIRSIGDIARHQTIKDNDAEFVTPQDMLGELRADNLHMVESFRRAKDVADKAKDNATSGLIDAWTDEAERRAWFLFEISR comes from the coding sequence ATGACGAACAATAATGACGCCACCCTTCCAACACCTTCTGATCTTGACGGATGCGCGGCGATGACTGTCGCCGACGCTCTGAAGATTATTTTGGCGAACAGCTACGCGATCTACCTGAAGACAAAAAATTTCCACTGGCACGTCTCCGGACCCTACTTCAGGGACTATCACCTGCTTCTTGATGAGCAGGCCGCAGAGATCCTCGCCGCCACCGATGCGATCGCCGAGCGCGCCCGAAAAACGGGCAACACCACCATACGATCGATCGGCGATATCGCGCGCCACCAGACCATCAAGGACAATGATGCTGAGTTCGTGACGCCGCAGGACATGCTGGGTGAGCTCCGCGCCGACAATCTCCACATGGTCGAGTCGTTTCGCCGCGCAAAGGACGTCGCGGACAAGGCGAAGGATAATGCGACGTCCGGCCTGATCGATGCTTGGACGGACGAGGCTGAGCGCCGTGCCTGGTTCCTCTTCGAAATCAGCCGCTAG
- a CDS encoding DUF427 domain-containing protein, with protein sequence MVSAIWNDATIATSNETVVVEGNHYFPPSAVDFSLLEMSPHTSVCPIKGTARYFHVRVGDALNANAAWTYPDPTPEAEGIRDHVAFWKGVDVA encoded by the coding sequence TTGGTCTCAGCTATCTGGAATGACGCCACCATCGCCACAAGCAACGAGACGGTCGTCGTCGAGGGAAACCACTACTTCCCACCGTCGGCGGTCGATTTTAGCCTGCTTGAGATGAGCCCGCACACGTCCGTCTGTCCGATCAAGGGCACCGCGCGCTACTTCCATGTTCGTGTGGGCGATGCGCTCAACGCGAACGCGGCCTGGACCTATCCCGATCCGACGCCGGAAGCCGAGGGCATTCGGGATCACGTCGCTTTCTGGAAGGGCGTGGACGTTGCATAG
- the grxC gene encoding glutaredoxin 3: protein MTTDVLLYITNWCPFCRRAKTLLKEKGVQWKELDIEADPVHRQAMTEASGRNTVPQIFINGTHVGGSDELFELDVRGELDKLLGRTPRAN, encoded by the coding sequence ATGACAACTGATGTGCTGCTGTACATCACGAACTGGTGCCCGTTCTGCCGCCGGGCGAAGACGCTCCTCAAGGAGAAGGGCGTGCAATGGAAGGAACTCGATATCGAGGCGGATCCGGTTCACCGGCAGGCCATGACGGAAGCGTCGGGTCGAAACACCGTGCCGCAGATCTTCATCAACGGCACGCATGTCGGTGGCTCCGACGAGCTTTTCGAGCTCGATGTCAGAGGCGAACTCGACAAACTCCTCGGGCGCACGCCGCGCGCCAACTGA
- a CDS encoding thiolase family protein has translation MSRFAKPVFVAAGLRTPFGRGGGALAAYDAISLSVPVVQAMAAQAEPDLLVWGTVIPNLGWSNIARETWLDAKLNPTVPAFSVVLACSTSMTATFAAAGMLGGGTHLTMVGGSEVMSRPSIALTADASKRLTDLFAQDATAALAALQSLTPRDYVLPTKGWANRITGRTMGDHMEETAKAWRVSRVAQDDWALKSHQRAVAGWERGFFDDLVISLPELARDANPRADTSPERLAALKPAFDRDSGRGTLTAGNSSPITDGAAGCWVATEAGVARLPAGTPYARLVDYEISAVDLHTEGLLMAPSYGIPRLLARHQLSFSDIALWEIHEAFAAQVLANVAAITDREWVRATAGVQAAMGDFDWDRVNPNGGSVALGHPFGATGARDLSQAVKELWAMPPGSRAIVSICADGGQGTVALLERG, from the coding sequence ATGAGCCGCTTTGCCAAACCCGTCTTCGTTGCAGCCGGCCTTCGGACCCCTTTCGGCCGCGGTGGAGGCGCGTTGGCGGCTTACGACGCCATCTCTCTGTCCGTGCCTGTCGTACAGGCGATGGCGGCGCAGGCGGAGCCCGATCTCCTCGTCTGGGGAACCGTGATTCCGAATTTGGGCTGGAGCAATATTGCTCGCGAAACCTGGCTTGATGCCAAGCTCAATCCGACTGTTCCGGCGTTCTCCGTCGTCCTGGCATGCTCGACCAGCATGACGGCGACCTTCGCTGCGGCAGGGATGCTGGGCGGAGGAACCCACCTCACCATGGTCGGCGGATCCGAAGTCATGAGCCGGCCGTCAATCGCCCTGACGGCCGATGCATCGAAGCGGCTCACCGACCTCTTTGCGCAGGATGCGACCGCCGCGCTTGCCGCCCTCCAGTCTCTGACGCCACGAGACTACGTGCTCCCCACAAAGGGCTGGGCCAACCGGATCACCGGAAGGACGATGGGTGATCATATGGAGGAGACCGCCAAGGCTTGGCGGGTCTCGCGCGTCGCGCAGGATGATTGGGCGCTCAAGAGCCACCAGCGGGCAGTCGCTGGTTGGGAACGTGGCTTCTTCGACGATCTCGTGATTTCGCTGCCTGAGCTGGCGCGCGATGCGAACCCGCGCGCCGATACGTCGCCCGAACGGCTGGCCGCACTCAAGCCCGCCTTCGATCGCGACAGCGGGAGGGGAACCCTGACCGCCGGCAACAGCTCACCGATTACGGATGGAGCCGCCGGGTGTTGGGTCGCTACCGAAGCCGGTGTGGCGAGACTCCCGGCGGGCACCCCCTACGCGCGGCTCGTCGACTACGAGATCTCTGCCGTCGATCTCCACACTGAGGGCCTGCTGATGGCGCCCTCCTATGGCATTCCGCGCCTGCTCGCGCGGCATCAACTCAGCTTCTCCGACATCGCACTCTGGGAAATCCACGAAGCCTTCGCAGCCCAGGTCCTGGCGAACGTCGCGGCCATCACCGATCGGGAGTGGGTGCGCGCGACAGCCGGTGTCCAGGCGGCTATGGGCGATTTCGACTGGGACCGCGTCAATCCCAATGGAGGCTCGGTCGCCCTGGGTCATCCGTTCGGCGCTACAGGCGCGCGCGACCTCAGCCAAGCGGTGAAGGAACTTTGGGCCATGCCGCCCGGATCGCGCGCAATCGTCAGCATCTGCGCCGACGGCGGTCAAGGCACAGTCGCCCTCCTCGAACGCGGCTGA
- a CDS encoding ferredoxin reductase, whose product MTENGAQIAWQPCVIDEIVQQTPSIKSFFLRLSKPFAHIAGQHVDVRLTAPGGYSAMRSYSIASSAISSPIVELAIERLPDGEVSPFFHDVAAIGDEIELRGPLGGHFLWPEPAIDPVLLIGAGSGLVPLMAMIRQRRALAQVVPTALLLSARTAEDVLFSKELHSIEVSDPAFVLALAITRENPVRASDFARRIDGVMVQEILARLHRKPTQVFVCGSNGFVNIATEGALLAGLDPTIIKTERYGG is encoded by the coding sequence ATGACTGAAAACGGCGCGCAAATCGCGTGGCAGCCATGCGTAATCGACGAAATCGTCCAACAGACCCCGAGTATCAAGAGCTTCTTCCTTCGGTTGAGCAAACCGTTCGCGCACATCGCAGGGCAGCATGTCGATGTCCGGCTGACCGCGCCCGGTGGCTACAGTGCGATGCGGAGTTACTCGATCGCGTCTTCGGCAATCTCGTCTCCGATCGTCGAGCTCGCTATCGAGCGCCTACCGGATGGCGAAGTTTCGCCGTTCTTTCACGATGTCGCAGCGATCGGCGACGAAATCGAGCTTCGTGGTCCGCTCGGCGGCCATTTTCTATGGCCTGAACCTGCCATAGACCCAGTGCTGTTGATCGGGGCAGGCTCGGGCCTCGTGCCGTTGATGGCAATGATCCGGCAGCGCCGCGCACTAGCCCAGGTCGTGCCGACAGCGCTGCTCCTGTCCGCACGAACCGCTGAAGACGTTCTCTTCTCAAAAGAGCTTCATTCCATCGAAGTCAGCGATCCGGCATTCGTCTTGGCGCTGGCAATTACGCGCGAGAACCCGGTCCGCGCATCGGACTTTGCGCGACGGATCGACGGCGTGATGGTCCAAGAAATTCTGGCCCGGCTTCACCGAAAGCCCACACAAGTATTCGTTTGCGGGTCCAACGGTTTCGTCAACATCGCGACCGAGGGCGCGCTGCTGGCCGGCCTGGACCCCACCATTATCAAAACCGAGCGCTACGGTGGTTAG
- a CDS encoding sulfite oxidase-like oxidoreductase — protein sequence MVTRGFTGRGPGGDRSDRIPPGQHLVENFPVLTAGPTPNVEPSDWKFTVKIGPKPVKVWNWSEFNALPKTKVTRDIHCVTSWSKLDTAWEGVLVEDILADAGLDRPTDFVLAHCYDNYSTNIPLADLLSGKAMVALNYAGKPLPRDHGGPARLLVPHLYFWKSAKWVNALQFTTRDEAGFWELRGYHIYGDPWREQRYTND from the coding sequence ATGGTCACCAGAGGTTTCACAGGCCGCGGTCCAGGCGGCGACCGGTCCGATCGGATTCCGCCGGGTCAGCATCTCGTGGAGAATTTCCCTGTTCTGACGGCCGGGCCAACGCCGAACGTGGAGCCCTCCGATTGGAAATTCACCGTCAAGATCGGTCCGAAGCCGGTCAAAGTGTGGAATTGGAGCGAGTTCAACGCTCTACCGAAGACCAAGGTGACCCGAGACATTCACTGCGTCACGTCCTGGTCCAAGCTGGATACCGCGTGGGAGGGCGTACTCGTAGAAGACATCCTTGCAGATGCAGGGCTCGATCGGCCCACCGATTTCGTCTTGGCGCACTGCTACGATAACTACTCGACAAACATCCCGCTGGCGGATCTTCTCTCCGGGAAAGCGATGGTCGCCCTCAACTATGCGGGCAAGCCGCTTCCCCGCGATCATGGAGGGCCGGCGCGTCTTCTGGTTCCGCACCTTTACTTCTGGAAGTCCGCCAAATGGGTGAACGCGCTGCAATTCACAACGCGTGACGAGGCCGGATTTTGGGAGCTGCGCGGCTATCACATCTACGGCGATCCGTGGCGCGAGCAACGATACACCAATGACTGA
- a CDS encoding zinc-binding alcohol dehydrogenase family protein — protein MKAVGYKVPGPIAEDASLVDIDLPRPVAEGGDILVEVKAVSVNPVDYKIRSSTPPADGDWKVLGWDAAGIVQEVGPEVTQFAVGDEVYYAGSLIRPGTNAEFHLVDARIVGRKPASLDWAEAAALPLTTLTAWEAMFDRLDVTKPVPGAAPAILIIGGAGGVGSIAIQIARQRTDLIVISTASRPETQEWVKGLGAHHVIDHSRPLAPQIAELNIGAPAFVFSTTHTEQHASDIAELIAPQGRFGFIDDPKALAVMLFKRKAVSIHHELMFTRSLYGTPDMDEQGKILNSLAVLVDDGKIRTTLTEKLSPINAANLKTVHALIESGAARGKIVLEGF, from the coding sequence ATGAAAGCCGTTGGTTACAAGGTTCCGGGACCCATCGCCGAGGACGCCTCTCTGGTCGACATTGATCTGCCTCGGCCTGTCGCTGAAGGAGGCGATATCCTGGTTGAGGTGAAGGCTGTCTCGGTCAACCCGGTCGACTACAAAATCCGCAGCAGCACGCCGCCCGCTGATGGCGATTGGAAAGTGCTGGGATGGGATGCGGCCGGGATCGTGCAAGAGGTCGGCCCCGAAGTGACGCAGTTCGCGGTAGGCGACGAGGTCTATTATGCCGGATCGCTCATAAGGCCGGGCACCAATGCGGAGTTCCATCTCGTCGACGCCCGGATCGTCGGTCGTAAACCCGCGTCGCTCGACTGGGCGGAAGCGGCGGCGCTGCCACTCACGACGTTGACGGCCTGGGAAGCCATGTTCGATCGCCTGGACGTGACGAAGCCCGTTCCCGGGGCGGCGCCGGCGATCCTCATCATCGGTGGTGCGGGTGGGGTCGGGTCGATCGCCATCCAGATCGCTCGACAGCGCACGGATCTCATCGTCATCTCCACCGCCTCTCGGCCGGAAACCCAGGAGTGGGTTAAAGGGCTTGGGGCTCATCATGTCATCGACCACTCTCGGCCGCTCGCGCCACAGATTGCCGAGCTCAACATCGGCGCTCCCGCTTTCGTGTTCTCGACCACGCATACCGAGCAGCATGCATCCGACATCGCCGAACTGATCGCCCCGCAAGGACGGTTCGGATTCATCGACGATCCCAAGGCGCTCGCCGTCATGCTGTTCAAGCGCAAGGCAGTGTCGATCCACCACGAGCTGATGTTCACACGGTCGCTCTACGGCACGCCCGACATGGATGAGCAGGGCAAGATCCTCAATTCGCTGGCGGTGCTGGTGGACGACGGCAAAATTCGCACGACGCTAACCGAAAAATTGTCGCCAATTAATGCCGCCAATCTGAAGACGGTGCACGCACTGATCGAAAGTGGCGCAGCAAGAGGCAAGATTGTCCTCGAAGGCTTCTGA
- a CDS encoding GlcG/HbpS family heme-binding protein codes for MTKSIATASINRETAVALIDAAIAAARTIGIPAAVAVVDATGNLRAFERTDDAPFLTVDVAIDKAWSSASFGYPTHVWNDYVSNDPKVAPLAYRPRMVAVGGGYPILDDGKLIGGIGISGGNYQQDQDACVEALTKIGFELPA; via the coding sequence ATGACGAAATCCATTGCCACCGCCTCGATCAACCGCGAAACCGCCGTCGCCCTCATCGACGCGGCGATCGCCGCGGCACGTACAATCGGCATCCCGGCTGCGGTCGCCGTCGTCGACGCCACCGGTAACCTGCGCGCGTTCGAGCGCACTGATGACGCGCCGTTTCTCACCGTCGATGTTGCCATCGACAAGGCTTGGAGTTCCGCCTCGTTTGGGTATCCGACCCATGTCTGGAACGACTATGTTTCGAACGATCCGAAAGTGGCGCCGCTAGCCTATCGCCCCCGGATGGTCGCTGTCGGCGGAGGCTATCCGATCCTGGATGACGGGAAGTTGATCGGCGGGATCGGCATCTCCGGAGGCAACTATCAGCAGGATCAGGATGCGTGCGTCGAGGCACTCACGAAAATCGGGTTCGAGCTGCCAGCCTGA
- a CDS encoding DUF1330 domain-containing protein, whose translation MEAFVVFTREETTDPEELATYSSGVGPSFDGHDVTFLAAYGAMEHLEGPPVEGAVILRFPTMQAARDWYHSPAYQTIAAHRFAGSRYRAFVIEGRR comes from the coding sequence ATGGAAGCGTTCGTCGTCTTCACCCGCGAAGAAACCACCGATCCGGAAGAACTCGCAACCTATTCTTCAGGCGTCGGCCCATCGTTCGATGGCCACGACGTAACCTTTCTCGCCGCTTATGGCGCGATGGAGCATTTGGAGGGGCCGCCCGTCGAAGGGGCCGTAATTTTGCGGTTCCCGACGATGCAGGCCGCCCGTGATTGGTATCATAGCCCCGCCTACCAAACCATCGCTGCGCACCGTTTCGCCGGTTCCCGCTATCGCGCCTTTGTCATTGAGGGGCGGCGGTGA
- a CDS encoding TlpA family protein disulfide reductase, whose translation MSVDERQAPELRVQRWIGVGGESIAPLKLSDLGTGPKVLFAFQHWCRGCHLHGFPTLQRLHGALSAKGVGFAVVQTVFEGADENTFEKLRVNQLKYALPVAFGHDEPPAGATLPTFMEDYRTRGTPWFSVMDAGGRIVFSDFHLDADQLVKGLDLV comes from the coding sequence ATGAGCGTCGACGAACGACAAGCCCCCGAGCTGCGGGTGCAGAGATGGATTGGCGTGGGTGGAGAAAGCATCGCGCCGCTCAAGCTATCGGATCTCGGCACCGGCCCGAAAGTCCTCTTCGCCTTCCAGCACTGGTGCCGTGGCTGCCATTTGCATGGATTTCCGACGCTACAAAGGTTGCATGGTGCATTGAGCGCCAAGGGCGTGGGCTTCGCGGTGGTCCAGACCGTCTTCGAAGGAGCGGATGAGAACACCTTCGAGAAGCTGCGCGTGAACCAGCTCAAGTATGCGCTTCCTGTCGCGTTCGGTCACGACGAGCCACCTGCCGGCGCGACGCTTCCCACCTTCATGGAGGACTACCGCACGCGGGGAACGCCCTGGTTCTCCGTGATGGACGCTGGCGGCCGCATCGTATTCTCGGACTTCCATCTCGACGCCGATCAGCTCGTGAAGGGACTGGATCTGGTGTAA
- a CDS encoding DM13 domain-containing protein, whose protein sequence is MRRWVILIATHLAMLAMGFAGGVYTLPILTAPQAPDAADLRTISAETLYAGRLARDLKGSDLLHWGEGEIRVSRDRIAHIGRLAPGPDYKLYLAPRFVDTKEAFLLIKDRSVRVGDVKTFNGFIVEVPAGIDVRAYNTVVIWCEAFDQFISAAEYQPSSQARE, encoded by the coding sequence ATGCGGCGCTGGGTCATCCTGATTGCCACCCATCTTGCGATGCTCGCCATGGGCTTCGCGGGCGGTGTCTACACGCTGCCGATCCTGACCGCCCCCCAGGCCCCGGACGCGGCGGACTTGCGGACCATCTCAGCCGAGACGCTCTACGCAGGGCGTCTGGCCCGCGATCTCAAAGGCAGCGACCTGCTTCACTGGGGGGAAGGCGAGATCCGGGTCTCGCGCGACCGTATCGCCCATATCGGGCGCCTCGCCCCTGGTCCTGACTACAAGCTCTACCTCGCACCACGTTTCGTCGACACGAAGGAGGCCTTTCTCCTGATCAAGGACAGATCAGTCCGCGTGGGCGACGTGAAGACGTTCAACGGCTTCATCGTCGAGGTGCCTGCCGGCATCGATGTCCGTGCCTACAACACGGTCGTCATCTGGTGTGAAGCATTCGACCAGTTCATCAGTGCGGCAGAGTATCAACCCTCAAGTCAGGCCCGAGAATGA